In Pyrus communis chromosome 8, drPyrComm1.1, whole genome shotgun sequence, one genomic interval encodes:
- the LOC137743411 gene encoding geranylgeranyl diphosphate reductase, chloroplastic-like yields the protein MASATQATLSLFAAPLPAKPRSLTIRCLKSTTRTTNPPIVGRKLRAAVIGAGPAGSSAAEALAAGGVECFMFERSGPSTAKPCGGAIPLCMLDEFDIPSHLIDRQVTRMRIFSPSNLAVDFGKTLLPHEFIAMLRREVLDSYLRTRAQSRGANLISGLVTDLEVPTSVDAPYVISYTADNKRESLAVDVVIGADGANSRVSKSIKAGDYACAIAFQERIKLPDDKMDYYQDLAEMYVGNDVSPDFYAWVFPKCDHVAVGTGTVCSKQDIKVFQRAIRARAHSKISGGKVIKVEAHPIPEHPRPTRVRGRVALVGDAAGYVTKCSGEGIYFAAKSGRLCGEAIVKASEGGERMINEGDLKREYLKEWDGKYITTFRFLDLLQKVFYGSDAAREALVELCGDEYVQRMTFESYLYKKLADGNRWEDAKMVLNTVGSLVRCNILGKKMQGLKL from the coding sequence ATGGCCTCAGCAACTCAAGCGACCTTGAGCCTCTTCGCCGCTCCGCTGCCGGCCAAACCCCGCTCTCTCACCATCCGATGCTTAAAGTCCACCACTAGGACCACCAACCCACCCATCGTCGGCCGGAAGCTCCGAGCCGCCGTGATCGGAGCGGGCCCAGCTGGGTCCTCTGCCGCTGAGGCCTTGGCCGCCGGCGGAGTGGAGTGTTTCATGTTCGAGCGGAGCGGTCCGTCCACCGCGAAACCATGCGGCGGAGCGATCCCTCTCTGCATGCTTGACGAGTTCGACATCCCATCCCACCTCATCGACCGCCAAGTCACTCGCATGAGGATCTTCTCCCCTTCGAATCTCGCCGTCGATTTCGGCAAAACCCTCCTCCCCCACGAGTTCATCGCCATGCTCCGCCGCGAAGTGCTCGACTCCTACCTCCGCACCCGCGCCCAGTCGCGCGGAGCCAACCTTATCTCAGGCCTCGTCACGGATCTCGAGGTCCCCACCTCGGTCGACGCGCCGTACGTGATCAGCTACACGGCGGACAACAAGCGGGAGTCGCTGGCGGTGGACGTCGTGATCGGGGCGGACGGCGCCAACAGCCGAGTCTCCAAGTCCATCAAAGCCGGAGACTACGCGTGCGCCATTGCGTTCCAGGAGAGGATTAAACTCCCGGACGATAAAATGGACTACTACCAAGATCTCGCCGAGATGTACGTGGGAAACGACGTGTCGCCCGATTTTTACGCGTGGGTTTTTCCGAAGTGCGACCACGTGGCCGTGGGGACTGGCACGGTGTGCTCCAAACAGGATATTAAGGTGTTCCAAAGGGCAATTAGGGCTAGGGCCCATTCTAAAATCAGCGGAGGGAAAGTGATCAAAGTAGAGGCCCATCCAATACCCGAGCACCCCCGACCAACACGCGTTAGAGGACGTGTGGCGTTGGTTGGGGACGCGGCCGGGTATGTGACGAAATGTTCGGGGGAGGGGATATACTTTGCGGCGAAATCGGGCAGATTGTGCGGCGAAGCGATCGTGAAGGCGTCGGAAGGAGGAGAGAGGATGATCAACGAAGGGGATTTGAAGAGGGAGTATTTGAAAGAGTGGGATGGCAAGTACATTACAACGTTTAGGTTTTTGGATTTGTTGCAAAAGGTGTTTTACGGGAGCGACGCGGCGAGGGAGGCGTTGGTGGAGCTGTGTGGCGACGAGTACGTGCAGCGGATGACGTTCGAGAGTTACTTGTACAAGAAGTTAGCGGATGGGAATAGGTGGGAGGACGCTAAGATGGTTTTGAATACTGTTGGGAGTTTGGTGAGGTGTAACATTTTGGGCAAGAAAATGCAGGGTTTGAAGTTGTAG
- the LOC137742962 gene encoding GDSL esterase/lipase At1g71250-like, which translates to MEELTRQGELNMAWEKVRDEEKAIAMAAIIAATEAHDAAAERQREIKISGTLSTRNKAKMTGLDSAKPPKGSILVHLLALSVMGFVVTAHGKLPEVSAVQNDTPNAPPAFYILGDSSVDCGDNTLFYPLVHSFLSLYSCNGSSDASLIPHLLAGKMGMPSVLPFYSQQNGSIDGILRGLNFGSAQATIMNPSGQSYQSINQQLRQVFDSMQLLQLQLSQDVALHFIRSSIFYLSFGKDDYINLYLRHASSSSGAEKPKNSDQEFSHILANQMIHVIRNLYDMNVRRIICMGILPLGCTPRMLFDHHNSSSTNSNSEPGDEEDDDVRSGCVEEINEQVSEYNKVLHQQIGKLHAELPDAHIVFCDVYKGIRKIINNPKRYGFEDVKSACCGLGMYGAAIGCLSKEMACQQDSSHVWWDLYNPTKGVNSLLADSAWNGFPLSRICRPTTIKELLSTSTTTAAAAAPVSHPPT; encoded by the exons atggaggaacttactcgtcaaggtgaactgaacatggcatgggaaaaggttagagatgaggaaaaagctatTGCGATGGCAGCAATAATAGCAGCTACTGAGGCTCATGATGCGgcggctgagagacaaagagaaata AAGATAAGCGGGACGTTGAGCACAAGGAACAAAGCAAAGATGACGGGGTTGGATAGCGCGAAGCCGCCAAAAGGGTCGATTCTGGTTCATCTTCTTGCCCTCTCAGTGATGGGTTTCGTCGTTACAGCTCACGGGAAATTGCCTGAGGTTTCGGCAGTGCAGAATGACACCCCAAATGCGCCCCCTGCATTCTACATTCTTGGGGATTCCTCTGTCGACTGCGGAGACAACACGCTGTTTTACCCACTCGTTCACAGCTTTCTCTCCTTGTATTCCTGCAACGGTTCTTCTGATGCGAGTCTCATTCCTCATCTTCTCG CTGGGAAGATGGGGATGCCGAGTGTCCTACCATTCTACAGCCAACAAAACGGATCCATTGATGGAATACTAAGAGGCCTCAACTTTGGTTCGGCACAAGCAACTATCATGAACCCTAGCGGCCAGAGCTACCAGTCCATAAACCAACAACTCCGCCAAGTTTTCGATTCAATGCAGCTCTTACAACTGCAGCTCAGCCAGGATGTAGCTCTCCATTTCATCAGATCATCCATCTTCTACCTCTCCTTTGGCAAGGACGACTACATCAACCTCTACCTACGCcacgcctcctcctcctccggcgCTGAGAAACCCAAGAACAGTGACCAGGAATTTTCCCACATTTTAGCAAATCAGATGATACATGTCATAAGGAACCTGTACGACATGAATGTGAGGAGGATCATATGCATGGGGATATTGCCTTTGGGATGCACGCCGCGTATGTTGTTCGACCACCACAATTCCAGTTCCACCAATTCCAATTCTGAACCTGGTGACGAAGAAGACGATGATGTCCGGAGTGGATGCGTGGAGGAGATCAACGAGCAGGTCTCGGAGTACAACAAAGTGCTGCACCAGCAGATCGGCAAGCTCCACGCAGAGTTGCCGGATGCACATATAGTGTTCTGTGATGTGTACAAAGGAATTAGAAAGATCATAAACAACCCGAAACGCTACG gATTTGAGGATGTGAAGAGTGCTTGCTGTGGGTTGGGCATGTACGGAGCAGCGATCGGATGCCTTTCGAAAGAAATGGCGTGCCAACAAGATTCAAGCCATGTGTGGTGGGATTTGTACAACCCAACCAAGGGAGTCAACTCCTTGCTTGCTGACTCCGCCTGGAACGGCTTTCCCCTCTCTCGCATTTGCCGCCCTACCACCATCAAGGAATTACTTTCCACCTCCACTACTACCGCCGCCGCCGCTGCTCCGGTCTCGCATCCTCCCACTTGA